A window of the Gossypium arboreum isolate Shixiya-1 chromosome 2, ASM2569848v2, whole genome shotgun sequence genome harbors these coding sequences:
- the LOC108466254 gene encoding uncharacterized protein LOC108466254: MSARGTRGRGIRGCSRGCRELELSFPVWGKYVSTSYVGVRRHEFMNLTQCDKSVTEYDAEFLKLSWWHLKGVRVRGSIDMAKIADEVKRVEHQNRDLERELQRDCVSGKSDGTTVWRVRLNSGYRLCEAFMSFVSVSVSWDSFVGDIRIVREFLDVFSEELSGLPSNREVEFGNERLSSTAPPYLDQFIVVFIDDILVYFNTEDEHDEHLRVVLQVLREKQLYAKLSKCKFWLQEVTILRHIVSAKRIRIDPRKIEVVPDWK; the protein is encoded by the exons ATGAGCGCTCGTGGAACTCGCGGTCGTGGTATTCGTGGGTGCAGTAGAGGCTGCAGGGAGCTCGAGCTGAGTTTTCCTGTCTGG GGGAAATATGTGAGCACGAGCTATGTTGGTGTTCGTAGGcatgagttcatgaatctcacgcaATGTGATAAATCTGTTACCGAGTATGATGCTGAGTTTCTGAAGTTGAGCTGGTGGCATCTGA AAGGGGTAAGAGTTCGTGGTTCTATAGATATGGCGAAGATCGCCGATGAGGTTAAACGCGTGGAGCACCAAAATAGGGATCTTGAGAGAG AACTACAAAGAGACTGTGTTTCTGGCAAATCTGATGGAACTACTGTTTGGAGAGTTCGACTTAATTCTGGGTATAGACTA TGTGAGGCATTTATGTCTTTCGTCAGTGTTTCAGTTTCTTGGGACTCTTTTGTTGGGGATATTAGAATAGTGAGGGAATTTCTGGATGTCTTTTCTGAGGAGTTATCAGGTTTACCttcgaatcgggaagttgagtttggcaacGAGCGTCTATcgagtacagctccg CCGTATCTGGATCAATTCATCGTGGTTTTCATCGACGATATTCTGGTGTACTTTAATACCGAGGacgagcatgatgagcatcttagagtagttcTTCAAGTACTCCGAGAGAAACAGCTCTACGCTAAGTTGAGTAAGTGTAAGTTCTGGTTGCAAGAGGTAACCATTCTGAGGCACATAGTTTCTGCTAAGAGGATTCGAATTGATCCTAGAAAGATTGAGGTTGTGCCTGATTGGAAATAG
- the LOC108463110 gene encoding pentatricopeptide repeat-containing protein At1g77360, mitochondrial produces MKMVKVYNSREMLGCITLVRRYCSSEPTRDVSVTSKKVCKIMMSSSPVVLDTALDQSGLRVSPEVAEDVLKRFENAGMLAYRFFEWAEKQRNYMHTVRAYHTMIGSLAKIRQYQIMWNLVNAMKNKSMLNVETFCIIIRKYARVQKVDEAVYAFNVMEKYGVPPNLAAFNALLSTLCKTKNVRKAQEIFDKMKDRFVPDSKTYSILIEGWGRAPNLPKAREIYREMVDMGCDPDIVTYGIMVDVLCKAGRVDEAIGIVREMNSNGCRPTSFIYSVLVHTYGIENRIEDAVDAFLEMERNGIKADVVVYNALISAFCKVNKLKNVYRVLNEMDSKGVTPNARTCNIILNSLIGRGETDEAFKVFRRMIKECEPDADTYTIMIKMFCERDELDMAFKVWKYMKLKQFIPSMHTFSVLINGLCEKGNAAKACILLEEMLEKGIQPSGPTFGRLKQLLIKEGREDVLKFLQEKMNLLIKEPLCD; encoded by the coding sequence ATGAAAATGGTCAAAGTTTACAACTCTCGTGAAATGTTGGGATGTATTACGCTGGTGAGAAGATATTGTTCAAGTGAACCAACGAGAGATGTTTCAGTTACGAGCAAAAAAGTTTGTAAAATCATGATGTCATCCTCTCCAGTGGTGCTTGATACAGCTCTTGATCAAAGTGGGTTACGGGTTTCGCCGGAGGTAGCAGAGGATGTTCTTAAGCGGTTCGAGAATGCTGGTATGTTGGCTTATAGATTTTTTGAATGGGCAGAGAAGCAGCGGAATTATATGCACACTGTTAGGGCTTACCATACCATGATTGGATCTTTGGCTAAGATTAGGCAGTATCAAATCATGTGGAATCTTGTGAATGCGATGAAGAACAAGAGCATGTTGAATGTTGAAACGTTTTGTATTATCATCAGAAAGTATGCAAGGGTTCAAAAGGTGGATGAAGCTGTTTATGCTTTTAATGTCATGGAGAAGTACGGTGTGCCACCAAATTTAGCAGCATTTAATGCCTTACTGAGTACTTTATGTAAGACTAAGAATGTGAGGAAAGCGCAAgagatttttgataaaatgaaAGATCGTTTTGTGCCAGACTCAAAAACTTATAGTATTTTGATTGAAGGATGGGGTCGTGCTCCGAATTTGCCAAAGGCTAGGGAGATCTACAGAGAGATGGTTGATATGGGTTGTGACCCGGATATTGTGACTTATGGTATAATGGTAGATGTTCTATGCAAAGCTGGCAGAGTGGATGAAGCAATTGGAATTGTTAGGGAAATGAATTCTAATGGTTGCAGGCCGACTTCATTTATTTATAGCGTTTTGGTCCATACTTATGGGATAGAAAACAGAATTGAAGATGCCGTTGACGCATTCCTAGAGATGGAAAGAAATGGAATCAAGGCAGATGTGGTTGTGTATAATGCTCTGATTAGTGCTTTTTGTAAAGTAAACAAATTAAAGAATGTGTATAGGGTATTAAACGAGATGGATTCTAAGGGTGTGACACCAAATGCAAGAACTTGCAATATCATTCTCAACAGCTTGATAGGTCGTGGAGAAACTGATGAAGCTTTTAAGGTGTTCCGCAGGATGATCAAAGAATGTGAACCAGATGCAGACACGTATACAATAATGATAAAGATGTTTTGTGAGAGAGATGAGTTAGACATGGCATTTAAAGTATGGAAGTACATGAAATTGAAGCAGTTTATCCCTAGCATGCACACATTTTCAGTTCTCATAAATGGATTATGTGAGAAGGGCAATGCTGCTAAGGCTTGTATTTTACTAGAAGAGATGTTAGAAAAGGGCATTCAGCCCTCAGGTCCAACATTTGGGAGGTTAAAGCAATTGCTTATAAAAGAAGGGAGAGAAGACGTGCTCAAATTTCTTCAAGAGAAAATGAACCTCCTCATTAAGGAGCCTTTGTGTGATTGA